In Cutaneotrichosporon cavernicola HIS019 DNA, chromosome: 1, one DNA window encodes the following:
- a CDS encoding uncharacterized protein (Class II aldolase adducin) encodes MATLFNLDAKVEHKTGAERPRVGKFRKPNPPTFDSEDERARYQKGRLAMAARIFDDQGWGIGCAGGLSARDAINPDLIWVLPRRKPLCAIVSADLVGVNLQGRIVVPSDTLREYDEYVPLHLAIYRGRRDVNGIVSGHTPHGRTFSARGETIRMLWQDSCFFSGRVPVLPFVSGLNAAKDPEGVTSVLGDGKGFIMQNRGLLMTAATIEGAIATYIRLENLCGNQLLVEAAIKGRGGKMIEVGEEEVKFTVQNVGSEHHAWMMGMPYFARWDKRTGGALVI; translated from the exons ATGGCCACGCTGTTCAACCTCGATGCCAAGGTGGAGCACAAGACCGGCGCGGAGCGTCCGCGCGTCGGCAAGTTCCGTAAACCCAACCCGCCGACCTTCGACAGCGaagacgagcgcgcgcggtaCCAGAAAGGTCGGCTGGCCATGGCCGCGCGTATCTTCGACGACCAGGGTTGGGGTATCGGATGCGCTGGCGGTCtgtcggcgcgcgacgcaaTCAACCCCGACCTCATATGGGTCCTCCCGCGTCGCAAACCGCTGTGCGCGATCGTCagcgccgacctcgtcggcgttAACCTCCAAGGCAGGATTGTCGTGCCCAGCGACACCCTGCGTGAAT ACGACGAATACGTGCCTCTACATTTGGCGATTTACCGTGGGCGCCGTGATGTGAATGGGATCGTGTCGGGCCACACACCGCATGGGCGGACGttctcggcgcgcggcgagacgATCCGCATGCTGTGGCAGGACTCGTGTTTCTTCTCAGGCCgcgtccccgtcctccCTTTCGTTTCTGGCTTGAATGCCGCCAAAGATCCCGAGGGCGTGACTAGCGTCCTTGGGGATGGCAAGGGGTTTATTATGCAGAACCGCGGACTACTTAtgacggcagcgacgaTCGAGGGCGCCATCGCGACGTATATCCGCCTCGAAAACCTGTGTGGAaaccagctcctcgtcgaggctgcTATCAAGGGACGTGGAGGGAAGATgatcgaggtcggcgaggaagaggtcaAG TTCACAGTGCAGAACGTCGGGAGCGAACACCACGCGTGGATGATGGGCATGCCCTACTTTGCCCGTTGGGACAAGCGGACAGGTGGTGCGCTTGTCATCTAG
- a CDS encoding uncharacterized protein (Metal dependent phosphohydrolases with conserved 'HD' motif), producing the protein MTHASEFKSGHFQRIRLTPTSATITDDIYGQHEITEPPLVTLLACEPVRRLGRVHQHGMSGLLGLTPPVTRLEHSVGAMLLVRRVGGSVAEQAAALLHDISHTALSHVADDAFPSAGSYHEIHKARYVATTCLPALIKEIGLPLEVLDEELFGLVEQSAPRLCADRLDYGLRDTVAFQHLDIEIAKAIFADVSAFPGVNANNRCLALSIPDLALALARAYIATDAGVWCNPAHTDMYLRAGALIRNLVADGRLAEADLWLDDEAFWASMRAACDDDGRREMDALYTIPEEKGLRLSSDCKIRTLDPDMVVDGTLAPLSQVNPVWNKERLAYIAGRKMLINPPPTA; encoded by the coding sequence ATGACGCACGCGTCCGAGTTCAAGTCGGGGCATTTCCAGCGTATCCGCCTCACCCCAACCTCGGCCACCATCACCGACGACATATACGGCCAACACGAGATCACCGAGCCTCCCCTCGTCACCCTTCTGGCATGTGAGCCTGTCCgtcgccttggccgcgtccACCAACACGGCATGAGTGGTCTCCTGGGCCTCACTCCTCCCGTTACGCGTCTCGAACACAGTGTTGGCGCCATGTTACTTGTCCGACGCGTTGGCGGGAGTGTGGCAGAACAAGCagccgccctcctccacgaTATTAGCCATACCGCACTCTCGCATGTGGCCGATGACGCATTTCCCAGTGCTGGATCATACCATGAAATCCATAAGGCGCGGTATGTCGCCACGACGTGTCTCCCCGCCCTAATCAAGGAGATCGGATTACCATTGGAAGTACTGGATGAGGAACTTTTCGGATTGGTCGAACAGAGCGCGCCCCGACTTTGTGCGGATAGGCTGGATTATGGCCTTCGGGACACCGTGGCGTTTCAAcacctcgacatcgagaTTGCAAAGGCCATCTTTGCAGATGTTTCCGCGTTCCCCGGGGTAAATGCGAATAATCGCTGTCTCGCCCTCAGTATACCAGATCTCGCACTCGCACTTGCGCGCGCTTACATCGCGACCGACGCAGGCGTGTGGTGTAACCCCGCCCACACGGATATGTATCTGCGCGCAGGCGCACTCATTCGGAACCTTGTGGCGGACGGACGCTTGGCCGAGGCTGATCTGTGgctcgacgatgaggcGTTCTGGGCCTCGATGCGCGCCGCATGTGACGATGACGGCCGTCGTGAGATGGACGCCCTGTATACCATtcccgaggagaagggccTCCGGCTTTCCAGTGACTGTAAGATTCGCACGCTCGACCCAGACatggtcgtcgacggcacTCTGGCTCCCCTGTCGCAGGTCAACCCCGTGTGGAACAAGGAGAGGCTGGCATACATCGCCGGTCGCAAGATGCTCATCAACCCACCCCCAACGGCGTGA
- a CDS encoding uncharacterized protein (Alcohol dehydrogenase GroES-like domain), translated as MPQTHPTGTNAHVVLLGKERIEVQYRPIPTVKNDEVLVKVMATGLCGTDVSFYTRGGIGSRVVSQPLVLGHESAGIVHAVGHDVTKVAVGDHVAIEPALPCRICRFCRSGQWNYCKRDQYFATPGTDGTLCQYFACPATSCVPIPPTLPWPQAGCIQPLAIAVQIGRRAPKLAHQAVGVMGCGPLGLLCMAVAKAYAAREIIGIDRVPNRVDFALKYAATHAELNPEQDMKAETHGTQVIKGRGSKIREVGDEMAWLDHWVEERLPKWGVEHGLDVVIDATGAEPCMQLAVALLRPGGTLILAGMGPPLTRFPTLEVASKELTISGSLRYTTRCFEDGIHLVERGLVDLAPLVTKTVPLCKAEEAFKAARSGPLAGGEMKVVVMNQE; from the exons ATGCCCCAGACCCATCCCACTGGAACCAACGCCCACGTCGTCCTGCTGGGCAAGGAGCGCATCGAAGTGCAGTACCGTCCGATTCCGACGGTCAAAAacgacgaggtcctcgtcaaggtcATGGCGACCGGTCT ATGCGGCACCGACGTCTCCTTCTACACGCGTGGCGGGATTGGTTCGCGCGTCGTGAGCCAGCCCCTGGTTCTCGGACATGAGAGCGCCGGCATCGTCCATGCTGTTGGCCATGACGTGACCAAGGTGGCGGTAGGTGACCACGTTGCTATTGAGCCCGCCTTGCCATGCCGGATATGTCGTTTCTGTCGCTCCGGCCAGTGGAACTACTGCAAGAGAGACCAGTACTTTGCGACTCCTGGAACTG ACGGAACCCTGTGTCAATACTTTGCATGTCCCGCGACCTCGTGTGTGCCGATCCCACCCACCCTCCCCTGGCCCCAGGCCGGATGTATCCAGCCTCTCGCAATTGCGGTCCAGATCGGCCGGCGGGCGCCCAAACTCGCCCACCAAGCTGTGGGCGTTATGGGATGTGGACCCCTCGGTCTACTGTGCATGGCCGTGGCGAAGGCGTATGCAGCTCGCGAAATTATCGGTATCGACCGTGTTCCCAACCGCGTAGATTTTGCTCTCAAGTATGCGGCAACACACGCCGAACTCAACCCCGAACAAGACATGAAGGCCGAAACACACGGCACACAAGTCATCAAGGGCCGCGGAAGCAAGATCCGCGAAGTAGGCGACGAGATGGCCTGGCTCGACCATTGGGTCGAGGAACGCCTCCCGAAATGGGGCGTCGAgcatggcctcgacgtcgtcattgACGCGACGGGTGCCGAGCCGTGCATgcagctcgccgtcgccctaCTCCGTCCAGGCGGCACTC TAATCCTAGCTGGCATGGGGCCTCCTCTCACACGATTCCCCACGCTCGAAGTAGCGTCAAAGGAACTCACTATCAGCGGGTCTCTGCGCTACACGACCCGCTGTTTCGAGGACGGgatccacctcgtcgagcgtggCCTCGTAGACCTCGCCCCACTCGTCACTAAGACTGTGCCCCTCTGCAAGGCCGAAGAGGCGTTCAAGGCTGCCCGTAGTGGGCCTCTCGCTGGTGGCGAGATGAAGGTCGTTGTCATGAACCAGGAGTAG
- a CDS encoding uncharacterized protein (Aminotransferase class-III), translating to MTGIVHPEVSKPTRSNADFWKVANSKLIRYGGQWSAVRIVRAQGTVMWDESGKRVLDWTSGQMSSVLGHGHPEIVQVVDEYMRNLDHLFSGMISDPVVDLAEALTNMLPPQLNKCMFLSTGSETNECALKMAKMYTGGHEIVSLSASYHGMTHGSGAATFSVGRKGYGPQLPGNLILPVPYAYRSPFRHSDGSYDWRTELDYGWDLIDRQSTGALAAVIIEPIVSTGGILTLPEGYLKALKQHCEKRGMLLIVDEAQTGMGRTGDMFAFEHEGVVPDILTLSKTLGAGLPLGATIVTEDIERVCSERGFFYYTTHLNDPLVAAVGAKVCEIITRDRMDKQAAEKGELLKHGLLSLQKKYPCIGDVRGRGLMMGIEIVEADKKPADELGTRISERCMQLGLSCNVVQLKGMGGTFRIAPPLTITPEEIAEGIAIMDQAFADVLAERNGA from the exons ATGACCGGCATCGTGCACCCCGAGGTGTCCAAGCCCACCCGCTCCAACGCCGACTTCTGGAAGGTCGCGAACTCCAAGCTGATCCGATATGGCGGACAGTGGAGCGCGGTCCGTATCGTACGCGCCCAGGGTACGGTGATGTGG GACGAGAGCGGTAAGCGGGTGCTCGACTGGACCTCGGGCCAGATGTCGTCGGTGCTTGGCCA CGGTCACCCAGAAATCGTACAAGTCGTCGACGAGTACATGCGTAACCTGGACCACCTGTTCAGTGGCATGATCTCGGACCCGgtcgtcgatctcgccgaggcgctcacAAACATGCTTCCCCCCCAACTCAACAAGTGTATGTTCCTCTCGACCGGCAGCGAGACAAACGAATGTGCCCTCAAGATGGCAAAGATGTATACGGGCGGCCACGAGATCGTGTCCCTCAGCGCCTCGTACCACGGCATGACACATGGTTCCGGCGCAGCTACCTTTTCTGTCGGTCGTAAAGGCTACGGCCCACAGCTGCCTGGCAACCTCATCTTGCCGGTGCCATATGCGTACCGCTCGCCATTCCGGCACTCGGACGGGAGCTACGATTGGCGCACCGAACTCGATTACGGTTGGGACTTGATTGACCGGCAGAGCACAGGCGCTCTCGCGGCCGTCATAATCGAGCCGATCGTATCGACCGGCGGAATCCTCACTCTCCCGGAAGGATATCTCAAGGCTCTCAAGCAACACTGCGAGAAACGCGGCatgctcctcatcgtcgacgaggcccaGACAGGCATGGGCCGTACTGGCG ACATGTTTGCATTCGAGCACGAAGGCGTCGTCCCCGATATTCTCACTTTATCCAAGACGCTCGGCGCCGGTCTGCCACTCGGCGCGACAATTGTCACCGAGGACATTGAGAGGGTATGCTCCGAACGTGGATTCTTCTACTACACGACCCACCTGAACGACCCTCTCGTCGCAGCGGTGGGAGCAAAGGTGTGCGAGATTATCACGCGTGATCGGATGGACAAGCAGGCTgccgagaagggcgagcTGCTGAAACACGGTCTGCTCAGTCTCCAGAAAAAGTACCCGTGCATCGGCGATGTGCGTGGTCGCGGGTTGATGATGGGGATCGAgatcgtcgaggccgacaagAAACCAGCCGACGAACTCGGCACACGCATCAGCGAGCGATGCATGCAGCTCGGGCTGAGCTGCAACGTCGTCCAGCTCAAGGGCATGGGCGGGACATTCCGCATTGCCCCACCTCTTACCATCACGCCAGAGGAGATTGCCGAGGGCATTGCCATCATGGACCAGGCGTTTGCCGACGTCCTGGCTGAGCGGAACGGAGCGTGA
- a CDS encoding uncharacterized protein (Glycoside hydrolase family 16 protein) yields MAPLALALAAAVAAAPLVRAGVYPIAESMAGDTFLQGWNWPDSFYDNTTSGEVFWYGSAEWNSSSPLIYKTAKGTTIMKVDDTSTVVANPWHTTKRFAPKLLSKRAYGVGTVWVLDAIHMPYGCSVWPAFWTVGPKWPVGGEIDIMEGIHNQPVNQMALHSAEDGCYAPQTNQALMTGDWGSLNCSIGYSYGSGCTARDTDPASYGAGFAAAGGGVFVAEWAPEAIKIWFIPRARVPAALTADAKSIDTSTLGTPTGYWGNKDCTFTRYFGPQTLILQTTLCGVWAGLESTLAANGCTGYASGEDCYTTYVNGDGSNYRTAYYEINYVNIFNAAVSTTPGVEGGLPADGPVAGNNNLGRQQATSVSSSITTEADGATSLVQVTVTQNVPDVADAPTAVTTASRKSGAKSRIGSALALASLAVFVAGLF; encoded by the exons ATGGCGCCTCTTGCCTTGGCCCTCGCTGCTGCCGTCGCTGCGGCCCCCCTCGTACGCGCCGGAGTCTACCCCATCGCCGAGTCTATGGCGGGGGACACCTTCCT GCAGGGTTGGAACTGGCCAGACAGCTTCTACGACAACACCACCAG CGGTGAGGTGTTCTGGTATGGCTCGGCCGAGTGGAACAGCTCAAGCCCACTCATCTACAAGACTGCCAAGGGTACAACAATCATGAAGG TCGACGACACCTCGACCGTCGTTGCCAACCCCTGGCACACTACCAAGCGCTTCGCTCCCAAGCTTCTCAGCAAGCGCGCATACGGTGTTGGCACCGTCTGGGTTCTTGACGCGATCCACATGCCCTACGGCTGCAGTGTCTGGCCCGCTTTCTGGACCGTCGGCCCCAAGTGGCCTGTTG GCGGTGAGATTGACATCATGGAGGGTATCCACAACCAGCCCGTCAACCAGATGGCGCTCCATTCTGCCGAGGACGGCTGCTACGCGCCTCAGACCAACCAGGCCCTCATGACGGGTGACTGGGGATCGCTCAACTGCTCCATCGGCTACTCGTACGGTTCGGGCTGCACGGCCCGTGACACTGACCCTGCGTCCTACGGTGCCGGCTTTGCTGCTgccggtggaggtgtcTTTGTTGCAGAGTGGGCTCCAGAGGCTATCAAGATCTGGTTCATCCCGCGTGCCCGGGTCCCAGCCGCCCTGACCGCCGATGCCAAGTCGATTGACACGAGCACCCTTGGTACACCGACTGGCTACTGGGGTAACAAGGATTGCACCTTCACGCGCTACTTTGGCC CTCAGACTCTTATTCTCCAGACCACTCTTTGCGGCGTCTGGGCTGGGCTTGAAAGCACCCTCGCTGCCAACGGTTGCACTGGCTACGCCTCGGGCGAGGACTG CTACACCACTTACGTTAACGGCGACGGCTCCAACTACCGTACCGCCTACTACGAGATCAACTACGTCAACATCTTCAACGCTGCGGTCTCGACCACACCTGGTGTCGAGGGCGGTCTCCCAGCCGACGGGCCTGTCGCCGGCAACAACAACCTGGGCCGCCAGCAAGCCACCTcggtctcgtcctcgatcaCGACCGAGGCAGACGGCGCGACTTCGCTTGTCCAGGTCACGGTGACCCAGAACGTccccgacgtcgccgatgCTCCCACTGCCGTCACGACTGCTTCCCGTAAGAGTGGTGCCAAGTCGCGTATCGGTTCTGCCCTTGCGCTTGCTTCTCTTGCTGTCTTTGTCGCTGGCCTCTTCTAA
- a CDS encoding uncharacterized protein (Taurine catabolism dioxygenase TauD, TfdA family): protein MPVAVATVPPLPAVPLKGFNKGITQGMLEPHHSLVQPYSAFPKKITGKTVWTREDFIDDESLWKRFWSPENIASLEASYDVWAAKNLSLPEIDRETFPLSDSVRSFLAEIRETTVQGAGFILIRGLPVHRWAVDKSCAIYLAIGAAIGVAISQNHKGHILGHVKDLGNDPTQIDKVRIYTTTARQYFHTDNGDVVGLLCLQKAKEGGESDVASAHNIWNTLQAERPDVAELLARPNWYFDRKGEVSEGQKEWVQKAVFYYHDGKVISQYDPYYVKSIQRFVDAGLIPGHSDEQKEAIEVLEQTAQRLALHMVLDVGDIQFVGEMHNFHARTAYVDHLPPIPRRHLLRLWLSVPEIEGGWKRPYPDSAAYKRCGIQVNQVPESCPTDAE, encoded by the exons AtgcccgtcgccgtcgccaccgtccctcccctccctgCCGTGCCTCTCAAGGGCTTCAACAAGGGCATCACGCAGGGCATGCTTGAGCCCCACCACTCTCTCGTGCAGCCGTATTCGGCGTTCCCCAAGAAGATCACCGGCAAGACGGTGTGGACGCGCGAGGACTTtatcgacgacgagtcgctTTGGAAACGTTTCTGGTCGCCTGAAAACATCGCCTCCCTCGAGGCTTCCTACGACGTTTGGGCCGCCAAAAACCTCTCTCTCCCGGAGATCGACCGC GAGACGTTCCCTCTCTCGGACAGTGTGCGGTCTTTCCTCGCCGAGATCCGCGAGACCACCGTGCAAGGCGCGGGCTTTATCCTGATCCGGGGTCTGCCCGTGCATCGATGGGCCGTCGACAAGTCGTGTGCCATCTACCTCGCCATTGGAGCGGCTATTGGTGTCGCCATTTCCCAGAACCACAAAGGTCACATTCTCGGACACGTCAAGGACCTCGGGAATGACCCGACGCAAATTGATAAAGTCCGGATCTACACTACCACCGCGCGCCAGTATTTCCACACGGACAATGGCGATGTCGTCGGTCTCCTCTGTCTCCAAAAAgccaaggagggcggcgagtcGGATGTCGCCAGCGCCCACAATATCTGGAACACTCTCCAGGCTGAACGGCCAGACGTTGCTGAactcctcgcccgcccaAACTGGTACTTTGACcgcaagggcgaggtgagcGAGGGCCAGAAGGAATGGGTGCAAAAGGCCGTCTTCTATTATCACGATGGCAAAGTCATCAGCCAATACGACCCATATTACGTCAAGAGTATTCAGCGGTTCGTCGATGCTGGGCTTATTCCCGGCCATTCGGATGAACAGAAGGAGGCTATCGAGGTGCTGGAACAGACGGCCCAACGCCTCGCGTTACACAtggtcctcgacgttggAGACATCCAGTtcgtcggcgagatgcACAACTTCCACGCTCGGACCGCGTACGTCGACCACCTCCCGCCCAttccccgccgccacctgCTGCGTCTCTGGCTCTCGGTGCCGGAAATCGAGGGCGGCTGGAAACGTCCTTACCCCGACTCGGCCGCTTACAAGCGCTGCGGCATCCAGGTGAATCAAGTTCCCGAGTCGTGCCCGACGGACGCGGAGTAA